Within the Staphylococcus warneri genome, the region AACTGGACTGCCTAAAGATGGTGCAGTCCCTAAAGATTCAGAATAAAAAACACTTCCGCATGATCCATTTTAATATGAATTCAACGAAAATGTTTTTATATTATTCCCAATATATATCTATAGCTTATTAAATTGGTAGTGTTTTTATGTGCTGGGGCAATACTGTGGCAACGAAAATAAAAAGCCCACAACCACATGGGTTGCAGGCTATATAATGGAGACGGCGGGATTTGAACCCGCGTCCAGAGGTCCTGATACATATCTTTCTACGTGTGTAGTTTATCATTGAGTTTCGCATAATGAGAGGTGATAAACAACCAACATTATGCTAGTTTGATTGGTTTTCATCTAAACAGACTTCAAACGGCAGTGTTTAGCATATCCTACTTAGGTTGAATCGCGTTAACAGCACATAGGAGATGCTGTTAGGCGATGCAGAGTGCTATTACGCAGCTACTGCGAAATTATTGTTTGATTTGCCAGTTATTATAAACTGAGTGTGTTAGTGACGGAGACAACCCTCCGACACGCTTAATAAGCTCTGGGGACCCCTGTCGAATCCATAAACGTCCCCGTAATAAAATGTACTTTGTAGAAATCAAACATATCATTAATATCATTGTCACTCGCACTTGATGAACAACGCCTGAGTCACCTAAAATAAGATGTTCTTACTTGACCACTTTTCTAACAAAGCACTTATTAATATATCAAATGTAGCCCGTGTAAGCAATAGTATTGCTTAATAACGGGCTTTTACTGCGCGATCCATATCACGTTTGACTGCTTTTTCTTTTAAAGCTTGTCGTTTGTCATATTTTTTCTTACCGCGTGCAATACCTAATAATACTTTGCATTGACCATGCTTTAAGTACAATTTTAGCGGAATAATAGAATACCCAATTTCTCGTGTGCGGTCACCTAATTTAATAATTTCTCTTTTATGAAGGAGCAACTTACGTGATCGCAATGGATCATGGTTAAATCGGTTACCTTCTTCATAAGGCGCAATATGCATATTATTTAAATAGATTTCACCACGTTTTACTTGAGCATAGCTATCTTTAAGATTGGCGCTACCTCTACGTATAGATTTAATTTCTGTACCTTGTAACACAATCCCCGCTTCAATCGTATCTTCTATATTATAATCATGTCTTGCTTTACGGTTTTCAGCTAATGTGCCTGGTGATTTTTTCTTAGCCATTCTGTCTCACCTCTTTGCTGCTTATTTTTTCTTTTTACGTGATTTTTTCTTAACGCTTTTATCTTTATAGAATGGTTTATGCTTCGTGTTGCCTTTTTTATCTTGTTGGCGTGCATTTTTACCTTTACGTTGTTTACGTTTGTTTTTACCGTTTCCTTTATCATCAGATTTTGATTTATCTAATGATTTACCACGTGTTTTTGCTTGAATGGTCTTACCACGCGCTGGTCGTTGGCTTCTATCATTCTTAGGTAATGGCATTCCTACGATTTGGAAATCAATCATGCGTTCATCCACATCGACATGTGTCACTTTGACTTTGACAGCGTCACCGATACGGAACACTTTGGCTTGGCGTTCACCAATTAATGCCATTTGACGTTCATCAAATTGATAATAATCATCGGTCATATTTGAAATATGGACCATACCTTCAATAGTATTTGGTAATTCAATGAACATACCAAAATTAGCTACAGAACTAATGATACCTTCGAATTCGTCACCAATGTGTTGAATCATATATTCAGCTTTCTTCAACTCATCTGTATCACGTTCTGCTTCAATCGCACGTCGTTCACGTTGAGATGTGTGTTCAGCTAGTTCTGGTAGTTTATCTTCCCATTTATGTTGTTCCTTTTTATCCATTGAATGTTCAATAAGGTATTTACGAATTAAACGATGTACCGTTAAATCCGGATAACGACGTATAGGTGATGTGAAATGTGTGTAATACTCTGCAGATAGACCAAAGTGACCTAAGTTCACATCATCATAATGTGCTTGTTGCATTGAACGTAACATCATCGTTGAGATAACCATTTGTTCTGGTCGTCCTTCAACCTCTTCTTGAATATTTTGAAGCGTTGTCGGATGAATATCTTCGCCTGTACCTTTAATCATAATGCCAAAGTTCGTAATAAAGTCAAAGAACTGTCTCAAACGTTCTGATTTAGGTTGTTCGTGGACACGATAGATAAATGGTACTTCTAGTTTATTAAAGTGTTCAGCTACGGTTTCATTAGCCGCTAACATGAATGACTCAATTAAACGTTCACCTTCACCACGTTCGCGCACTTGTACATCTGTTGGAATGCCATCTTCATTAACAAGTACTTTCGCTTCGTTAATGTCGAAATCAATTTCACCACGACGTTTTCTCATATTTACTAAAAGGTTAGATAAATCTTGTGCCAAGTCAAGCATTGGTGTGACTTCACTATATTGACGACGCACATCTGGATTTTGTTCAGTAATAATTTGGTTAACCGCATCATAAGTCATTCTGTAGTTTGAATGGATGACACTATCAAAAATGTCATGGTTCACTACTTCACCACGTGCATTGATTTCCATACGACAACTTAACGTTAAACGATCAACTTCAGGATTTAATGAACAAATACCATTACTTAATCTATGCGGAATCATTGGAATAACTCTGTCTACTAAGTACACGCTTGTAGCTCTATCATAAGCCTCTTTATCTAAAGCTGAATCTTCAGTTACATAATAACTAACATCTGCAATACTTACAGTTAATTCCGTATTACCATTTTTTAATTTTTTAACGCTAATGGCGTCATCTAAGTCTTTAGCATCTGCGCCATCAATTGTAATCGTTAATTCGTCTCTTAAATCATGACGTCCTTCGATTTCAGAAGGTTCAATTTCATCAGGAACATCTTCAGCTTCTTTAAGTACATTATCTGGGAATTCTATTTCAATACCATGTTGATAAATGATAGATAAAATATCTACACCAGGATCGTTTTTATGGCCTAGTATTGCTGAAATGTGGCCTTCCGGGTTATCTGTACCATCAGCATATTTAGTGATTTGCACTAATACTTTATGACCATCTACTGCACCTAAGCTTTGACCCTTAGGAATAAAGATATCCTGCATAATACGTTTATCATCTGGAATGACAAACCCGAAATGTTTCGCTTCACTATAAGTACCTACTACTTGAGTGACAGAGTGTTTTTCGATGGATTTGACTTCCCCTTCTGTCTTGCCTTTAAAGTCGCCTCTACCTTTGTGAACTTCTACAATGACGGTATCTCCATCTAAGGCTCTATTGATTTTTGTTGGCGGGATGAAGATGTCATCTACACCCTCTTCTTCTGGTCTTAAGAACGCAAATCCTTTTTTATTCTGACTTAACGTTCCTCTTACTAATTTCGAATTTGACTTACTAGATTGCTTTCGTTGATATCTATCTGTCTTCGTACGTTCAATCAAACCAGTTTGTTCTAGTTCAACAAGCACCTTTATTAAATCTCTGAATGAGTCGGCACTATTTAAACCTAACGCATCTTGAAAATCTGATACTGACATGGGTTCGTAGTCAGGTTGTTTAATCATTTCTTCGATGGATTGTTTTAAATTCATTATGCCCCTCCTTTCTAATTATCTTGTTTATTTTTATTCTGACCAATCTAATGATTCTAAAAATTCGTATATATCCTCAAAGACTTGTTCTTTTTCTTTATCGATTGTGATTACATGTCCTGAGTTCGCATACCATTTAATATCTTTATCATCAGATTCTACAGTTTCATATATATAATTTGCTGATTGAGGATCAATCATTTTATCTTGTTCTGCTTGAACAACTAATATTGGGTCCATCACTTCATCCACTTGATCTTTAACGCCTTTCATTGTAGCACTTAATTCTTCAAGTGTTTCAGTTGGATGGAAATGTTCCATTTCTTGATCAATGGTCGCTTGATCTTTACCCTCATATTTCTTGAAATTTCTAGCATATTCTAAAAACCCGTCGTAAATTGTGCTCGATGACTTATCATCCATAGGAGCGCACATAGTTATAATACCCTTAACATCTCTGTTTAAGCTTAATTTTAGAGCAAAAACGCCACCTAATGATAATCCCGCAACTGCGATTTCATCATATCCTTGATCAACTAAATATTGATAGCCATCTAAGACATCTTTAAACCATACGTATGGACTTGATTTTAATATCTCTTCAGGTGGTGCAGCATGTCCCTCATATTGTGGCGCATAAGATGTATAGCCCTTTTTCTGTAAGAAACGGCCTAATTGTCTTACATCTGAAGAATTACCTGTAAATCCATGTAATAACAATACTGCACGCTTGCCCTCTTCGAAAAAGAAAGGCTTAGGTAGTTTAATTTGCATGATGTTCATCCCTCTTCCAAAAGTATTCATAAACCATTTTTATATCAAACGACTTCCCTTTATTAGTCAATATCTCTACCATTCATTTTCTCTTTATTATAAATAAAAAAGCCCGACATGAACATCGTCGGACCTTATAAACCAAGATAACTTATGCCAATCATAAGTAAAAAGAATATTACAGATAAAATTATTGTTAATCTATGCAAGAATAAATCGACGCCACGTTGTTTTTGTTTACCAAATAACTGTTCTGCGCCGCCACTGATAGCACCTGAAAGTCCATTACTTTTTCCTTCTTGGAGTAATACAACAGTCACTAATGCAATACAATCTATAATTAATAATACGACGAAAAATGTATGCATAAAAATTGTCCTCCATTCATTATATACGAATCGAATTATAACACACATTCGTATTGTTTATCAATCTTCTATCGATTGAACGTACTTTTACGCTTAATTGATACGACTAACATATAAGCTGCTAAAATAAGTGAACCAATCACTACAATTAAAATTGGTAATATGGCAATCACACTTTTAACATCTAGTATCGCTTGTACAACCATGTATAAATTGACGAGTGTAAAGAAAGCATTCGAAATATATACTGCAAACATAAACCACCATAAATAAGGATGGCGATTCCAATATGCAATGACACCTGATAAATAAGCTAATAAATACATGACACCGTCAAATCTAAAACTGTTTAATACTTGATTTACTGAATTAG harbors:
- the smpB gene encoding SsrA-binding protein SmpB — protein: MAKKKSPGTLAENRKARHDYNIEDTIEAGIVLQGTEIKSIRRGSANLKDSYAQVKRGEIYLNNMHIAPYEEGNRFNHDPLRSRKLLLHKREIIKLGDRTREIGYSIIPLKLYLKHGQCKVLLGIARGKKKYDKRQALKEKAVKRDMDRAVKARY
- the rnr gene encoding ribonuclease R, coding for MNLKQSIEEMIKQPDYEPMSVSDFQDALGLNSADSFRDLIKVLVELEQTGLIERTKTDRYQRKQSSKSNSKLVRGTLSQNKKGFAFLRPEEEGVDDIFIPPTKINRALDGDTVIVEVHKGRGDFKGKTEGEVKSIEKHSVTQVVGTYSEAKHFGFVIPDDKRIMQDIFIPKGQSLGAVDGHKVLVQITKYADGTDNPEGHISAILGHKNDPGVDILSIIYQHGIEIEFPDNVLKEAEDVPDEIEPSEIEGRHDLRDELTITIDGADAKDLDDAISVKKLKNGNTELTVSIADVSYYVTEDSALDKEAYDRATSVYLVDRVIPMIPHRLSNGICSLNPEVDRLTLSCRMEINARGEVVNHDIFDSVIHSNYRMTYDAVNQIITEQNPDVRRQYSEVTPMLDLAQDLSNLLVNMRKRRGEIDFDINEAKVLVNEDGIPTDVQVRERGEGERLIESFMLAANETVAEHFNKLEVPFIYRVHEQPKSERLRQFFDFITNFGIMIKGTGEDIHPTTLQNIQEEVEGRPEQMVISTMMLRSMQQAHYDDVNLGHFGLSAEYYTHFTSPIRRYPDLTVHRLIRKYLIEHSMDKKEQHKWEDKLPELAEHTSQRERRAIEAERDTDELKKAEYMIQHIGDEFEGIISSVANFGMFIELPNTIEGMVHISNMTDDYYQFDERQMALIGERQAKVFRIGDAVKVKVTHVDVDERMIDFQIVGMPLPKNDRSQRPARGKTIQAKTRGKSLDKSKSDDKGNGKNKRKQRKGKNARQQDKKGNTKHKPFYKDKSVKKKSRKKKK
- the secG gene encoding preprotein translocase subunit SecG produces the protein MHTFFVVLLIIDCIALVTVVLLQEGKSNGLSGAISGGAEQLFGKQKQRGVDLFLHRLTIILSVIFFLLMIGISYLGL
- a CDS encoding alpha/beta hydrolase, giving the protein MQIKLPKPFFFEEGKRAVLLLHGFTGNSSDVRQLGRFLQKKGYTSYAPQYEGHAAPPEEILKSSPYVWFKDVLDGYQYLVDQGYDEIAVAGLSLGGVFALKLSLNRDVKGIITMCAPMDDKSSSTIYDGFLEYARNFKKYEGKDQATIDQEMEHFHPTETLEELSATMKGVKDQVDEVMDPILVVQAEQDKMIDPQSANYIYETVESDDKDIKWYANSGHVITIDKEKEQVFEDIYEFLESLDWSE